Proteins from one Salmonella bongori NCTC 12419 genomic window:
- a CDS encoding fimbria/pilus periplasmic chaperone: MLVSFAVGFTLLNSNIVNAAINVDRTRIVMGGEDKSLAVTLTNQSKSQPYLAQSWIDDASEKRSESYLLVLPPLQRIDAGKKAQVRIVALPGTASLAKDRETLFYFNVREIPPKSDKENILQIALQSRLKLFYRPDGIKKNASERSEEKVTVTRHNDKLVINNPTPYYITLGYLGDDNKGSFPGFDSLMIAPFSSQDFHAKWHGDTLQVGYIDDFGGLHINQYHCAGSLCSLKGKK; the protein is encoded by the coding sequence ATGTTAGTGTCATTCGCTGTCGGTTTCACACTACTGAACAGCAATATTGTAAATGCAGCTATAAATGTTGATCGTACTCGGATAGTAATGGGAGGAGAAGATAAATCACTCGCTGTCACATTAACTAATCAGAGCAAGTCTCAGCCTTATCTCGCACAGTCGTGGATTGATGACGCCAGTGAAAAGCGCTCCGAATCCTACTTACTGGTGCTACCGCCATTACAGCGTATTGATGCCGGTAAAAAGGCCCAGGTGAGGATTGTGGCATTACCCGGAACCGCGTCCTTAGCCAAAGACCGTGAGACACTTTTCTACTTTAATGTCAGGGAAATTCCGCCGAAAAGCGACAAAGAAAATATACTGCAAATCGCCTTACAGAGTCGATTAAAATTGTTTTACCGACCTGATGGTATAAAGAAAAATGCCAGTGAACGTTCGGAAGAAAAGGTAACAGTAACACGTCATAATGATAAATTAGTCATAAACAACCCTACACCATATTATATTACGCTGGGTTATCTGGGAGATGATAATAAAGGTAGCTTTCCTGGATTTGACAGCCTGATGATCGCACCTTTTTCGTCTCAGGATTTTCATGCAAAATGGCACGGTGATACATTACAAGTGGGCTACATTGATGATTTTGGTGGACTTCATATAAATCAGTATCATTGTGCTGGATCATTATGCAGTCTGAAAGGAAAAAAGTAG